One window of the Methylocystis parvus OBBP genome contains the following:
- a CDS encoding cupin domain-containing protein — translation MRAYVVNVLAILAAATPALAGDPQIIGEKNGKDVVTVRVPDASTSKQSLPFFPGVSNKNAGAKNLSLLKVVIPPGASAQAHVHKGYESAIYLLQGSVETKYGEHLEKSVVNVAGDFIYIPADVPHQPTNLSKTEPAIAIVARNDGDEQEHVILLPKK, via the coding sequence ATGCGCGCCTACGTCGTCAACGTCCTCGCCATCCTCGCGGCCGCGACGCCGGCTCTTGCCGGCGACCCCCAGATTATCGGCGAGAAGAATGGCAAGGACGTCGTCACCGTGCGCGTGCCGGACGCCTCGACCTCAAAGCAGTCGCTGCCCTTCTTCCCCGGCGTTTCGAACAAGAACGCCGGAGCCAAGAACCTCTCCCTGCTGAAGGTCGTCATCCCGCCCGGCGCTTCGGCGCAGGCGCATGTCCATAAAGGCTACGAGTCGGCGATCTATTTGCTGCAAGGCTCGGTCGAGACAAAATATGGCGAGCATCTCGAAAAGAGCGTCGTCAACGTCGCCGGCGATTTCATTTATATCCCCGCCGACGTGCCGCATCAGCCGACCAATCTCAGCAAGACGGAGCCGGCGATCGCCATTGTCGCCCGCAATGACGGCGACGAGCAGGAGCATGTGATCCTGCTGCCGAAAAAGTAG
- a CDS encoding heavy metal translocating P-type ATPase — protein MQIEIRHHMPGRVRVRIPSLRRDRALSEGVLAWVRGKKGVRSARINYDCASLVVEYERAQEPVFRLALGQLRLMTLEGLRALTAGDGAGDIGRHEAKELLARQQVESRRFPLLAPTISLALAFAPHPAVRLVNGPLMLWNAYPIALRAYKVWRNEGRLNVDFLDALAIGASLIQGNYVAGALITWLIKLGDWIRDLTAAGSKRAIGDLLDFRGKTAWILRDGSVVSVSSEDICVGDEVVVYPGEMIPVDGEIIDGAALIDQKTITGEGLPVTRGIGEAAFAATVIREGQITIRAQSVGGDTTAGQIVRLIDSAPVGDTRMQNHAERLADRLVVPTLGVAMGASALSGDFSRFLSLVIVDYGTGIRVAAPTAVLSSMTRAAREGIIIKSGRHMEKLAEVDTVVFDKTGTLTRGNPEVIDIIGYQRHIPGDRLLGLAAAAESRLQHPVAEALRRKAAALDVTIPPCDEMKFSVGLGVEGQIEGHYLHVGNERFMRESGIRTDAAAGDRAGIDEQGYSCLYVAMDGQLAGLAPYADEIRKESSEVISRLHSMGVKNTVLLTGDNAVVAKAVGRRLGLTRQYANMLPTDKADVIQELQRDGRIVAMVGDGINDSPALSFADVGVAMKHGAEVTHESADVVLMEDSLYKLVEAFEISRGAVSLIKQNYGIVVVMNTLALGLALPGGLISPSVTAVLSNGSAILASLNAVRPILRYR, from the coding sequence ATGCAAATCGAGATCCGCCATCACATGCCCGGCCGCGTGCGTGTGCGCATCCCCTCATTGCGTCGCGATCGCGCGCTTTCCGAGGGGGTTCTCGCTTGGGTGCGGGGCAAGAAAGGCGTTCGCAGCGCGCGGATCAATTATGACTGCGCAAGTCTTGTCGTCGAATATGAGCGCGCGCAGGAGCCGGTCTTCCGTCTGGCGCTCGGTCAACTGCGGCTCATGACGCTCGAAGGCCTGCGCGCATTGACGGCGGGCGACGGCGCTGGCGACATCGGCCGTCATGAGGCGAAAGAGCTTCTCGCCAGGCAGCAGGTCGAGTCGAGACGCTTCCCATTGCTGGCGCCGACGATCTCGCTCGCGCTGGCTTTCGCGCCCCATCCCGCGGTCCGGCTCGTCAACGGGCCGCTGATGTTGTGGAACGCCTATCCGATTGCGCTGCGCGCCTATAAGGTCTGGCGCAACGAGGGTCGCCTCAACGTCGATTTCCTCGATGCTCTCGCGATCGGCGCTTCGCTCATTCAGGGCAATTATGTCGCGGGCGCGCTCATAACCTGGCTAATCAAGCTTGGCGACTGGATTCGCGATCTCACTGCGGCGGGCTCAAAGCGCGCGATCGGCGATCTCCTCGATTTCCGTGGGAAAACCGCATGGATCCTGCGGGACGGCTCCGTCGTTTCGGTTTCGTCCGAGGACATTTGCGTCGGAGACGAAGTGGTCGTTTACCCCGGCGAAATGATCCCGGTCGACGGAGAGATCATCGACGGCGCCGCCCTGATCGATCAGAAGACAATCACGGGCGAAGGATTGCCGGTGACGCGCGGAATCGGAGAGGCGGCCTTCGCCGCGACCGTCATCCGCGAAGGACAGATCACTATCAGGGCCCAGAGCGTCGGCGGGGACACCACGGCGGGGCAGATTGTGCGGCTGATCGACAGCGCGCCAGTGGGCGACACCCGCATGCAAAATCACGCCGAGCGTCTGGCCGACCGTCTTGTCGTCCCGACGCTCGGCGTCGCCATGGGGGCTTCGGCGCTCTCCGGCGACTTCTCTCGCTTCCTGTCGCTGGTCATCGTCGATTACGGCACGGGCATCCGCGTCGCCGCGCCGACCGCCGTGCTGTCGTCGATGACGCGCGCGGCGCGCGAGGGAATCATCATCAAGAGCGGGCGCCATATGGAGAAGCTCGCTGAAGTCGACACGGTCGTTTTCGACAAGACTGGAACGCTGACGCGCGGCAATCCCGAAGTGATCGACATTATCGGATACCAGCGGCACATTCCCGGCGATCGCCTCCTGGGTCTCGCCGCGGCGGCGGAAAGCCGGTTGCAACATCCGGTGGCGGAAGCGCTGCGCCGAAAGGCCGCCGCCCTCGACGTGACGATCCCGCCATGCGACGAAATGAAATTCTCGGTTGGCCTCGGCGTCGAGGGGCAGATTGAAGGGCATTATCTGCATGTCGGCAATGAACGATTCATGCGCGAGAGCGGAATACGCACTGACGCGGCGGCGGGCGACCGCGCCGGCATCGATGAGCAGGGATATTCCTGCCTGTATGTCGCAATGGACGGTCAGCTCGCCGGCCTCGCGCCTTACGCTGATGAGATTCGCAAGGAAAGCAGCGAAGTTATTTCGCGCTTGCATTCCATGGGCGTCAAAAACACGGTGTTGCTCACCGGGGACAACGCCGTTGTCGCCAAGGCCGTGGGACGCCGCCTGGGGCTGACGCGCCAATACGCCAATATGCTGCCGACCGACAAGGCGGACGTGATTCAGGAGCTGCAACGCGACGGCCGCATCGTGGCGATGGTCGGCGACGGCATCAACGATTCGCCTGCTCTGAGCTTCGCCGACGTCGGCGTCGCGATGAAGCACGGCGCCGAAGTGACCCATGAGTCCGCCGACGTCGTCCTCATGGAGGATTCGCTCTACAAGCTCGTCGAAGCTTTTGAGATATCGCGGGGCGCCGTAAGCCTTATCAAGCAGAATTACGGAATCGTCGTCGTCATGAACACTTTGGCTCTCGGCCTCGCCTTGCCGGGCGGGCTGATCAGCCCTTCCGTGACCGCGGTGCTCAGCAACGGCTCGGCGATCCTTGCGAGCCTCAACGCGGTGCGCCCGATCCTGCGCTATCGATGA
- a CDS encoding DUF5132 domain-containing protein has translation MSGAEHRSDSQGQEHDHEIEAHADHGDEEFTLDDEDKTLLGTVATVGAVGVGVALFEAALLPGVVLGVAAMAAPKVLPRFGAALTPLFKTTVRGVYKLGQKTKEVVAETQEQFQDIVAEVDSEGKGKAAQQPTPKA, from the coding sequence ATGAGCGGCGCGGAGCATCGCAGCGATTCCCAAGGGCAGGAGCACGACCACGAGATCGAGGCTCATGCGGACCACGGCGACGAAGAGTTTACTCTGGACGACGAGGACAAGACCCTCCTCGGCACCGTCGCGACCGTTGGCGCCGTCGGCGTCGGCGTGGCTCTGTTCGAAGCGGCCTTGCTTCCTGGCGTCGTCCTCGGCGTTGCGGCCATGGCCGCGCCGAAAGTGCTCCCGCGCTTTGGCGCCGCTCTAACGCCGCTGTTCAAAACCACGGTGCGCGGCGTCTACAAGCTTGGCCAGAAGACCAAGGAAGTCGTCGCGGAGACCCAGGAGCAGTTCCAGGACATTGTCGCCGAGGTCGATTCCGAAGGGAAGGGGAAGGCGGCGCAGCAGCCGACGCCTAAAGCCTGA
- a CDS encoding glycosyltransferase family 61 protein: MRRPTLTDIFRKKPQTLPAVLAPDELVSRIMLRISAPPPSFSPEENALGASSLASLSRAALALNLLRLRAARDIAAVPVLNGFLRRAFSTEDYWRVAAAFDKGLREKSQAIAQSGSPDLKRRVDEALNANFLFREIEGALDQALGAIETPTDETFDEAGYLAANPDVAAAVAQGGAASGRKHWRAHGQAEGRLQRRYGKRNAASLVYPLRFVRDPNSNAPVGELEPAERIATPQKAPYVLLPLSQAEEHDATPSFSLETSLGRDSPDFSRLLGQCAWAAPPLYIAAFEDACVDVVNGLVTFDGGKVWGDSAFATILSPGAEGRAPDIFRLGDRYAWRRDSSLLEEAPPGAALMLCTSWASRANYGHWLMNSLFSVYLVLDSVRDGRLKLLCPPLDDRQKRDLATLGAPPEAIVETKARYVRGKRLLYPSPLCTFANTKPPARAAEFLDFVKRRFAPRMISGGPEYVFLSRQGFPSARRMTNETALAEALRRAGFHVARPHEMPLGEQIALMSNAKVAIGQFGAALWNTPFMPEGANVVEIATSNYVSNEYLYISHLTGHRLHRVMIDASATPGRAYHGDHFEFEAPVESIVALARSLM; encoded by the coding sequence ATGCGCAGACCCACTTTGACGGACATATTTCGAAAAAAGCCGCAAACGCTTCCGGCCGTTCTCGCGCCCGACGAATTGGTCAGTCGCATTATGCTGCGCATTTCGGCGCCGCCGCCTTCTTTCTCTCCGGAAGAAAACGCGCTCGGCGCCTCGTCGCTCGCATCCCTGTCTCGCGCCGCTCTCGCTCTCAATCTGTTGCGCCTGCGCGCAGCGCGCGACATCGCCGCGGTTCCCGTGCTGAACGGCTTTCTTCGCCGCGCCTTCAGCACGGAGGATTATTGGCGCGTCGCCGCGGCCTTCGACAAGGGATTGCGCGAGAAGTCGCAGGCCATCGCGCAATCCGGGTCGCCCGACCTGAAGCGGCGCGTCGACGAGGCTCTCAATGCGAATTTCCTCTTTCGCGAGATTGAGGGCGCGCTCGATCAGGCGCTCGGCGCGATCGAAACGCCGACGGACGAGACATTCGACGAAGCCGGCTATCTCGCGGCCAATCCCGACGTCGCCGCCGCCGTCGCGCAAGGCGGAGCGGCGTCCGGACGCAAGCATTGGCGCGCGCATGGGCAGGCGGAAGGCCGCCTACAGCGCCGCTACGGGAAGCGCAACGCCGCGTCGCTGGTTTACCCGCTGCGCTTCGTGCGCGACCCGAATTCGAATGCCCCTGTCGGCGAACTCGAACCCGCCGAGCGAATTGCGACGCCGCAAAAAGCTCCCTACGTCCTGCTGCCGCTCTCTCAAGCGGAAGAACACGATGCGACGCCGAGCTTTTCGCTGGAGACCTCGCTTGGGCGCGACAGCCCGGATTTCTCTCGCCTGCTCGGTCAATGCGCCTGGGCCGCGCCGCCGCTCTATATCGCCGCCTTCGAGGACGCCTGCGTCGACGTCGTCAACGGGCTCGTGACGTTCGATGGCGGCAAGGTCTGGGGCGACTCCGCCTTCGCGACAATCCTCTCGCCCGGAGCGGAAGGCCGCGCGCCGGATATCTTCCGGCTCGGAGACCGCTACGCCTGGCGGCGCGACTCCAGCTTGCTGGAAGAGGCGCCGCCAGGCGCGGCGCTGATGCTTTGCACGAGCTGGGCGAGCCGCGCCAATTACGGCCACTGGCTGATGAACTCGCTATTTTCAGTCTATCTCGTGCTCGACTCCGTTCGCGACGGCCGGCTGAAGCTGCTTTGCCCGCCGCTCGATGATCGCCAAAAGCGCGACCTCGCCACTCTGGGCGCGCCGCCCGAGGCGATCGTCGAAACGAAAGCGCGATATGTGCGCGGCAAGCGCCTGCTATATCCGTCGCCTCTCTGCACCTTCGCCAACACCAAGCCGCCGGCGCGCGCCGCCGAGTTTCTCGACTTCGTCAAACGGCGCTTTGCGCCCCGCATGATTTCGGGGGGGCCGGAATATGTGTTTCTCAGCCGCCAGGGGTTTCCCTCCGCGCGTCGGATGACGAATGAGACGGCTCTCGCCGAAGCCTTGCGCCGCGCCGGATTTCACGTCGCTAGGCCGCACGAAATGCCGCTCGGCGAGCAGATCGCGCTCATGTCGAACGCCAAAGTCGCGATCGGACAATTCGGCGCCGCGCTGTGGAACACGCCCTTCATGCCGGAAGGCGCGAATGTCGTCGAAATCGCGACGAGCAACTATGTCTCGAATGAATATCTCTATATCTCGCATCTTACGGGACATCGCCTGCACAGGGTGATGATCGACGCTTCGGCGACGCCGGGCCGCGCCTATCATGGCGATCATTTCGAATTCGAGGCGCCCGTCGAGTCAATCGTCGCACTGGCGCGCTCGCTCATGTGA
- the rplM gene encoding 50S ribosomal protein L13 — translation MYGKTYSAKPADIEKKWVLIDASGLVVGRLATIIALRLRGKHKATFTPHMDDGDNIIVINADKVVLTGRKRDQKVYHYHTGFPGGIKERSAKFILDGRFPERVLEKAVQRMLPRGPLGRQQFGNLRVYKGAEHPHEAQSPVTLNVAAMNAKNVRSA, via the coding sequence ATGTACGGCAAAACCTATTCGGCGAAGCCCGCCGATATCGAAAAGAAATGGGTGCTGATCGACGCCTCCGGGCTCGTCGTCGGCCGCCTCGCCACGATCATCGCGCTGCGCCTGCGCGGCAAGCACAAGGCGACCTTCACGCCTCATATGGACGATGGCGACAACATCATCGTCATCAACGCCGACAAGGTGGTGCTGACCGGCCGCAAGCGCGACCAGAAGGTCTATCACTATCACACCGGCTTCCCGGGCGGCATCAAGGAGCGTTCGGCCAAGTTCATCCTCGACGGCCGCTTCCCGGAGCGCGTCCTCGAAAAGGCCGTGCAGCGCATGCTGCCGCGCGGTCCGCTCGGCCGCCAGCAGTTCGGCAATCTGCGCGTCTATAAGGGCGCGGAGCATCCGCACGAAGCGCAGAGCCCGGTGACTCTCAACGTCGCCGCCATGAACGCCAAGAACGTCCGGAGCGCCTGA
- the rpsI gene encoding 30S ribosomal protein S9 has protein sequence MAETTLSSLADLNQAAVAAAIDAPKYEQKLDKYGRAYATGKRKNAVARVWIKPGSGKITVNGRDIEVYFARPVLRMILQQPLGVTKRVGQYDVMVSVAGGGLSGQAGAVRHGLAKALTHYEPELRSPLKKEGFLTRDSRVVERKKYGKRKARRSFQFSKR, from the coding sequence ATGGCCGAGACTACCCTTTCCTCGCTCGCCGACCTCAATCAGGCCGCTGTCGCCGCCGCGATCGACGCGCCGAAATATGAGCAGAAGCTCGATAAGTATGGCCGCGCCTACGCCACCGGCAAGCGCAAGAACGCCGTCGCCCGCGTGTGGATCAAGCCGGGCTCCGGCAAGATCACCGTCAACGGCCGCGACATCGAGGTTTATTTCGCGCGCCCCGTGCTGCGCATGATCCTTCAGCAGCCGCTGGGCGTCACCAAGCGCGTCGGCCAGTACGACGTCATGGTGTCGGTCGCCGGCGGCGGCCTCTCCGGTCAGGCCGGCGCCGTGCGCCACGGCCTCGCCAAGGCCCTGACCCATTACGAGCCGGAGCTGCGCTCCCCGCTCAAGAAGGAAGGCTTCCTCACCCGCGACAGCCGCGTGGTCGAGCGCAAGAAATATGGCAAGCGCAAAGCTCGCCGCAGCTTCCAGTTCTCGAAGCGCTGA
- a CDS encoding peptide MFS transporter, giving the protein MIKPVGFLGHPRGLAFLFGSELWERFSYYGMRALLVLYMVEHLLTPERLTGALGLAELKRALEALSGPLPPQPFASQIYGLYTGLVYLTPVLGGVVADRLLGRTRTIAIGAAMMVAGHFMMADERLFLVALLLIAFGCGAFKPNVSTQVGELYASGDGRRDRAYSIFYVGINIGAFLAPLVCGTLGEKYGWHYGFVAAGIGMGVGLATYLSGRAFLPPDALPRGAAAAAADPRLKRALFCIALLFLPSTLFWAAFEQQGNTIALWAATSTDRGVGISGWRAEIPVTWFQAFNPLMIFLLTPPLVALWARLAAQGREPSTLRKLSIGCIGVAMSYGVMALAAYWSAGARASWLWLLAYFVVITLAELHFSPIALSLVSRLAPEGARAALMGAWFGSMFLGNLAAGWLGGFWSSMPTQQFFLLMAALGIVGAAILEAARRPLAFLT; this is encoded by the coding sequence ATGATCAAGCCAGTCGGCTTTCTCGGCCATCCGCGCGGGCTCGCTTTCCTCTTCGGCTCGGAACTGTGGGAGCGATTTTCCTATTACGGCATGCGCGCGCTGCTCGTGCTCTATATGGTCGAGCATCTGCTGACGCCGGAGCGTTTGACCGGCGCGCTCGGCCTCGCGGAGCTGAAAAGGGCGCTGGAGGCTCTCTCCGGCCCGTTGCCGCCGCAACCTTTCGCGTCGCAGATCTACGGGCTCTATACCGGCCTCGTCTATCTTACGCCCGTTCTCGGCGGGGTCGTCGCCGATCGCCTGCTTGGCCGAACGCGCACCATCGCCATCGGGGCGGCGATGATGGTCGCCGGGCACTTCATGATGGCGGACGAACGCTTGTTTCTGGTCGCTCTGCTCCTCATCGCCTTCGGGTGCGGAGCTTTCAAGCCGAACGTCTCCACCCAAGTGGGCGAACTTTACGCGTCTGGCGACGGACGGCGCGACCGCGCCTATTCCATCTTTTATGTCGGCATCAATATCGGAGCCTTCCTCGCGCCGCTCGTTTGCGGCACGCTCGGCGAGAAATATGGCTGGCACTACGGTTTCGTCGCCGCCGGAATCGGCATGGGCGTCGGCCTCGCCACCTATCTTTCCGGGCGCGCTTTTCTGCCGCCCGACGCTCTCCCGCGAGGAGCCGCGGCGGCGGCGGCCGACCCGCGATTGAAGCGCGCGCTCTTTTGCATCGCTTTGCTCTTTCTCCCGTCGACGCTGTTCTGGGCCGCCTTTGAGCAGCAGGGCAATACGATCGCCCTTTGGGCGGCGACCTCGACGGATCGCGGCGTCGGGATTTCGGGATGGCGGGCCGAAATTCCAGTGACCTGGTTTCAGGCCTTCAATCCGCTGATGATCTTTCTCCTGACGCCGCCGCTCGTCGCCCTCTGGGCGCGGCTTGCAGCGCAGGGGCGCGAGCCCTCGACGCTGCGCAAGCTTTCGATCGGCTGCATCGGCGTCGCCATGAGCTACGGCGTGATGGCGCTCGCCGCCTATTGGAGCGCGGGCGCCAGGGCGAGCTGGCTATGGCTGCTCGCCTATTTCGTCGTCATCACGCTTGCGGAACTGCATTTCTCGCCGATCGCCCTTTCGCTCGTCTCCCGCCTCGCTCCGGAGGGCGCCCGCGCGGCGTTGATGGGCGCATGGTTCGGGTCGATGTTTCTCGGCAATCTCGCCGCCGGATGGCTCGGCGGCTTCTGGTCGAGCATGCCGACCCAGCAGTTTTTTCTGCTGATGGCGGCGCTCGGAATTGTCGGCGCTGCAATCCTTGAAGCGGCGAGACGTCCGCTCGCCTTTCTCACTTAG
- a CDS encoding flavodoxin family protein, with protein sequence MTLKRLLIISHAPSENTRRMRDAMIEGAQAPEIEGVTVCARAAFDAQSSDVLDAAGVLLLTPENLGYMSGALKDFFDRCYYPCLDRTEGLPYALCIRAGSDGTGTRRGVETIVAGLRWRAIQEPLICRGDWRENFLASSRELGMLMAAGLDAGVF encoded by the coding sequence GTGACGCTTAAGCGCCTTCTCATCATATCGCATGCGCCGTCCGAAAATACGCGGCGCATGCGGGACGCGATGATCGAGGGGGCGCAGGCGCCGGAAATTGAGGGCGTGACCGTTTGCGCGCGCGCCGCTTTCGACGCGCAGTCCTCCGACGTGCTCGACGCCGCAGGCGTCCTTCTGCTGACGCCCGAAAATCTCGGCTATATGAGCGGCGCGCTGAAGGATTTCTTCGACCGCTGCTACTATCCTTGCCTCGACCGCACGGAGGGCCTGCCTTACGCCCTTTGCATCCGCGCGGGCAGCGACGGAACCGGGACGCGGCGCGGCGTCGAAACGATCGTCGCCGGCCTGCGCTGGCGCGCCATACAGGAGCCGCTGATCTGCCGTGGCGACTGGCGGGAAAACTTCCTCGCCTCCAGCCGCGAACTTGGAATGCTGATGGCTGCGGGACTCGATGCGGGCGTATTCTGA
- a CDS encoding DMT family protein, translating into MLAFLRSPAVAPIILLCVSNFFMTAAWYGHLKFPRLSLPQAIMMGWIIALFEYCLAVPANRIGYGVYSAAQLKTIQEVVTLVIFTVFSFLVLGEAPTWRTMLGFSLIAAGAFFVFETK; encoded by the coding sequence ATGCTCGCCTTCCTACGTTCGCCCGCGGTCGCGCCGATCATTCTGCTCTGCGTGTCCAACTTCTTCATGACCGCCGCCTGGTACGGGCATCTGAAGTTCCCGCGCCTCTCGCTGCCGCAAGCGATCATGATGGGCTGGATCATCGCGCTCTTCGAATATTGCCTGGCCGTCCCCGCGAACCGCATCGGCTACGGCGTCTATTCCGCCGCGCAACTGAAGACGATTCAGGAAGTCGTCACCCTGGTGATATTCACCGTCTTCTCATTTCTTGTCCTCGGCGAAGCGCCGACCTGGCGGACGATGCTTGGCTTCAGCCTGATCGCCGCCGGGGCGTTTTTCGTTTTCGAGACTAAGTGA
- a CDS encoding EcsC family protein: MSLIDPRSTPLTAEHRKMLARAVAMLERESLAQQLSDYASQPITQALQKMPKPFSASVNRAAQKAVLRCLTIALNSLEPKAIGPPRARSAVMLAAASGGVGGLFGAASLAIELPVTTILMLRSIAEIARHSGEDLTTLEARLACVEVFALSAQPGKNRTDLSYYASRAVLNRLSRDMAGFVVESGVAGAATSAGGRFVTEIAARLGVAISERAAASAVPILGALGGATVNVIFMNHYQKIARSHFLVRRLERLYGADVVRREYMILSKALEASRTAEQGARIRPSRAEN, from the coding sequence ATGAGCCTGATCGACCCGCGCTCGACGCCGCTCACGGCGGAGCATCGTAAGATGCTGGCGCGCGCGGTCGCGATGCTGGAACGCGAGTCGCTGGCGCAACAGCTTTCCGATTATGCGAGCCAGCCGATCACCCAGGCGTTGCAGAAGATGCCCAAGCCGTTCAGCGCCAGCGTCAATCGCGCAGCGCAAAAGGCTGTTTTGCGCTGCTTGACCATCGCCCTGAACTCGCTCGAGCCGAAAGCCATCGGCCCGCCCCGCGCCAGGAGCGCCGTCATGCTGGCGGCCGCCAGCGGCGGCGTCGGCGGTTTGTTCGGCGCTGCGAGCCTCGCAATAGAGCTTCCGGTCACGACGATCCTGATGCTGCGCTCGATCGCCGAGATCGCGCGCCATTCGGGAGAGGATCTGACGACGCTCGAGGCGCGCCTCGCCTGCGTCGAGGTCTTCGCGCTCAGCGCGCAGCCGGGCAAAAACCGGACCGACTTGAGCTATTACGCGTCGCGCGCAGTGCTGAACCGCCTCTCGCGCGACATGGCGGGTTTCGTCGTGGAGAGCGGCGTCGCGGGGGCCGCGACATCCGCCGGCGGCCGCTTTGTAACGGAAATCGCCGCGCGGCTCGGCGTGGCGATTTCGGAGCGCGCGGCGGCGAGCGCCGTGCCGATCCTCGGCGCGCTGGGCGGCGCGACGGTGAATGTGATTTTCATGAATCATTATCAAAAAATAGCGCGCAGTCATTTTCTGGTGCGACGCCTGGAGCGACTTTACGGCGCTGACGTCGTGCGCCGCGAATATATGATTCTGTCAAAAGCGCTCGAGGCGTCTCGAACGGCGGAGCAAGGCGCGCGCATTCGTCCTTCGCGCGCGGAGAACTAA
- a CDS encoding outer membrane protein has product MKKFSLLVAASLLAAGSAVAADLPSRKEAPVLPPPPPPPPIWTGFYGGLNIGGGWQDASSSNVWNNWALLNQGAIAVPGGFPGVGWGWGANGGGSAGVVGGGQLGYNYQFGQWLLVGVETDFQGTSIGSNNGGGWGGNLARINWFGTVRGRLGLTFPSFSSILLYGTGGFAYADVQRNFWWNQNSAVQTGWTVGGGAEWLFMQNWSAKVEYLYTDVSGNNQNWAFNPGFGLNNVNNHTRFHTVRAGVNYHFNLFSGGAPVLAKY; this is encoded by the coding sequence ATGAAGAAATTTTCTCTCCTCGTCGCCGCGTCGCTTCTCGCGGCCGGATCGGCGGTCGCCGCCGACCTCCCCTCTCGCAAGGAAGCGCCAGTCCTTCCCCCGCCGCCCCCGCCGCCGCCGATCTGGACCGGCTTCTATGGCGGTTTGAACATCGGCGGCGGCTGGCAGGACGCCTCGTCGTCCAATGTCTGGAACAATTGGGCGCTGCTGAATCAGGGCGCCATCGCCGTTCCGGGCGGTTTCCCCGGCGTGGGTTGGGGCTGGGGCGCCAATGGCGGCGGCTCCGCCGGCGTCGTCGGCGGCGGCCAGCTCGGCTATAATTATCAATTCGGCCAATGGCTTCTCGTCGGCGTTGAGACCGATTTCCAGGGAACCAGCATTGGCTCCAACAATGGCGGCGGCTGGGGCGGCAATCTTGCGCGCATCAACTGGTTCGGCACGGTTCGCGGCCGTCTCGGCCTGACCTTCCCGTCCTTTTCGAGCATCCTGCTTTATGGCACGGGCGGCTTCGCCTATGCCGACGTGCAGCGTAACTTCTGGTGGAACCAGAACAGCGCCGTTCAGACGGGCTGGACCGTCGGCGGCGGCGCGGAATGGCTGTTCATGCAGAACTGGTCCGCCAAGGTCGAATATCTCTACACGGACGTTTCCGGCAACAACCAGAACTGGGCGTTCAACCCCGGCTTCGGCCTCAACAACGTCAACAATCACACCCGCTTCCACACGGTCCGCGCGGGCGTGAACTATCACTTCAACCTGTTCAGCGGCGGAGCGCCGGTGCTGGCGAAGTATTGA